From Diaminobutyricibacter sp. McL0608, one genomic window encodes:
- a CDS encoding metallophosphoesterase: protein MARTHVRSAATALAVAGAAAVGAFAWGTLVENTAFTLRRVSVPVLPAGARPIRVLHLSDLHMAPWQKHKQEWIRSLADLDIDLIVDTGDNLGHPDGLAGIEYAFERFRGIPGVFVHGSNDYYGPQAKNPLKYFTGPSKVATTAALLDNAALISYFDDLGWLDLNNSAGSLDLLGTHIEFFGVNDPHRHFDRLELIPGALEELRENDPYAEDATWPEDAPKVERPTLTVGVAHAPYQRVLDSFVTYGASLILAGHTHGGQVCLPGFGALVTNCDIPRRQAKGLSIWRHAFRSAYLNVSAGLGTSIYAPFRFACPPEATLLTLVPAR, encoded by the coding sequence GTGGCACGCACACACGTCCGCAGCGCCGCCACCGCACTCGCGGTGGCGGGCGCTGCGGCCGTCGGCGCGTTCGCCTGGGGCACCCTCGTCGAGAACACGGCGTTCACGCTGCGACGGGTGAGCGTCCCTGTGCTCCCCGCGGGTGCGCGCCCGATCCGCGTGCTGCACCTGTCCGACCTGCACATGGCTCCGTGGCAGAAGCACAAGCAGGAGTGGATTCGATCCCTGGCCGACCTCGACATCGATCTCATCGTCGACACCGGAGACAACCTCGGCCACCCCGACGGTCTGGCGGGAATCGAGTACGCCTTCGAGCGCTTCCGCGGCATTCCCGGTGTGTTCGTGCACGGCTCCAATGACTACTACGGCCCTCAGGCCAAGAACCCGCTGAAGTACTTCACCGGTCCGTCGAAGGTGGCGACAACGGCCGCGCTCCTCGACAACGCCGCGCTCATCTCCTACTTCGACGATCTCGGCTGGCTCGATCTCAACAATTCCGCCGGCTCCCTCGATCTTCTCGGCACCCACATCGAGTTCTTCGGCGTGAACGATCCGCACCGCCACTTCGACCGGCTGGAGCTGATTCCCGGTGCGCTCGAGGAGCTGCGCGAGAACGACCCATACGCCGAGGATGCGACCTGGCCGGAAGACGCCCCGAAGGTCGAACGCCCCACTCTGACCGTCGGCGTCGCGCATGCGCCCTACCAGCGGGTGCTCGACTCGTTCGTGACCTACGGGGCCTCCCTGATCCTCGCCGGCCACACCCATGGCGGCCAGGTCTGCCTTCCCGGATTCGGCGCTCTCGTGACCAACTGCGACATCCCCCGCCGTCAGGCCAAGGGTCTCAGCATCTGGCGGCACGCCTTCCGGTCCGCCTATCTCAACGTCTCCGCGGGCCTCGGCACGTCGATCTACGCGCCGTTCAGATTCGCCTGCCCGCCCGAGGCCACGCTTCTCACCCTGGTCCCCGCGCGCTGA
- a CDS encoding LLM class flavin-dependent oxidoreductase, whose translation MVNSAPNESSVPLNVLDLASRPYGGTNADAVRGSVKLAQEAERLGFSRFWVAEHHGMPGIASSAPAVLIAGVAAATETIRVGSGGVMLPNHAPLVVAEQFGTLRALYGDRIDLGIGRAPGTDGATAMALRRSAEGLGVEDFPQQLLDLFGFFYGGLSDANPLHTITAVPGLGDAPQVWLLGSSGYSAQVAAALGLPFAFAHHFAGENTEAALELYRSRFTPSDILTEPHSMIAVNVIADEDPEVVRAQSLPGQLSFLRMRQGGKPQPVSIEEALAHEFTPLEQEFIAARTARQAVGTPDEVETRLRSLLQSTGADELMIASGAATLDARIRSLQIVADRLGVQTRA comes from the coding sequence ATGGTGAACTCTGCGCCGAACGAATCCTCCGTGCCCCTGAACGTCCTCGACCTCGCAAGCCGGCCATACGGCGGGACCAACGCAGACGCCGTTCGCGGCTCGGTGAAGCTGGCTCAGGAAGCGGAACGGCTCGGGTTCTCGCGCTTCTGGGTCGCAGAGCATCACGGGATGCCCGGGATCGCCTCCAGCGCCCCCGCCGTACTGATCGCAGGCGTCGCAGCGGCCACGGAGACCATCCGGGTCGGGAGCGGTGGAGTGATGCTTCCGAATCATGCGCCGCTCGTGGTCGCCGAGCAGTTCGGCACCCTCCGCGCGCTCTACGGTGATCGGATCGACCTCGGTATCGGTCGCGCGCCCGGCACCGACGGCGCGACGGCGATGGCCCTCCGGCGCAGTGCCGAGGGGCTCGGGGTCGAGGACTTCCCGCAGCAGCTCCTCGATCTGTTCGGGTTCTTCTACGGGGGACTCAGCGACGCCAATCCGCTTCACACGATCACGGCTGTCCCCGGGCTCGGCGATGCACCGCAGGTCTGGCTCCTCGGGTCGAGCGGATACAGCGCCCAGGTCGCGGCGGCGCTCGGTCTGCCGTTCGCGTTCGCGCATCATTTCGCGGGAGAGAACACCGAAGCAGCGCTCGAGCTCTACCGCTCGCGATTCACGCCGAGTGACATCCTCACCGAGCCGCACAGCATGATCGCGGTGAACGTGATCGCCGACGAAGACCCCGAGGTCGTGCGCGCGCAATCGCTGCCCGGTCAGCTCTCCTTCCTTCGCATGCGGCAGGGCGGCAAGCCGCAGCCGGTCAGCATCGAAGAGGCACTGGCGCACGAGTTCACGCCGCTCGAGCAGGAGTTCATCGCTGCGCGTACCGCACGACAGGCGGTCGGCACGCCCGATGAAGTCGAGACGCGGCTCAGGTCGCTGTTGCAGTCGACCGGAGCGGACGAGTTGATGATCGCCTCCGGAGCCGCGACACTGGATGCGCGCATCCGGTCGCTGCAGATCGTCGCCGACCGGCTGGGCGTTCAGACGCGGGCTTAA
- a CDS encoding transglycosylase domain-containing protein, producing MSAKKPPARGALGALGAFVGMSVVAGLLVTAAVTPAIAVTGMAANDSIGVFEGLPEYLSVGELAQPTTIYAKASNGTNVPLATFYAQNRLPVNFDQISQSAKDAAIAGEDPRFYTHGGVDIQGTIRGALFTALKKDTQGGSSITQQYVKNVLLQKCEAKPVKTDADQKAYDACVQNSTGVTPDRKLKEMKYAIGLEKKYTKDQILDGYLNIAGFGGSVYGIEAAARYYYGVSAKTLTPAQAASLVAIVNQPTALKLDDPTSKTNGAANGYAANKDRRNYILGKMYEYKKLTKAQYQEALKTKITPKITPSVRGCQTAGGSAYFCDYVQKIALNDPAFGKDADTRTSNFYRGGYKIFTSLDLDMQGAAEGSIRDYVPKTYDRANLGAAAVGVQPGTGRVLYMAQNKDYSQDPAVLNSGANYTSINYNTDKAYGGSSGFQTGSTYKVFTLAAWLQAGHSLNETVNANPRTYDASTFKNSCDGPASGPYRPQNDSSGEGGIMSAQTATTESVNTAYIAMAHELDLCDIRHDAEAFGVHRADSAPLKTYPTSVLGINEIAPLTMATAFAGIANKGVTCTPVAIDKIIDGTGKDVPAPKSKCTQAVDPQIAATMAYALKKVVTSGTAAGMNPSNTDMLAKTGTTDNNEQIWLVAATTKMAGAYWVGNISGHVSMRSIYPTHGTTPALARTAVMRNIMGAAVAKFGGDPFPTPDNKLLQGVQVQVPDLSGRSPAEAKSIIEGLGLNYADGGPRDSMKPAGTVDGTDPGAGANVSKGTEITVYTSNGSLVALPDVVGKKLSEAQAALSGFSVQVKGGGNPDDIVKAMDPGAGTGAKPGSKVTLTLQQASTPPTGAPKP from the coding sequence ATGTCTGCCAAAAAACCCCCGGCTAGAGGTGCGCTTGGAGCGCTTGGCGCGTTCGTCGGCATGAGTGTCGTCGCGGGCCTCCTCGTCACCGCCGCCGTCACCCCCGCAATCGCGGTGACCGGCATGGCCGCGAACGACAGCATCGGCGTATTCGAGGGTCTTCCGGAGTATCTCTCCGTCGGAGAACTCGCACAGCCGACCACCATCTACGCGAAGGCGAGCAACGGCACCAACGTTCCGCTGGCCACCTTCTACGCCCAGAACCGGCTGCCGGTGAACTTCGACCAGATCTCGCAGTCCGCCAAGGACGCTGCGATCGCCGGTGAAGACCCGCGCTTCTACACGCACGGCGGCGTCGACATCCAGGGCACCATCCGAGGCGCGCTTTTCACGGCGCTCAAGAAGGACACCCAGGGCGGTTCGTCGATCACCCAGCAGTACGTGAAGAACGTGCTGCTGCAGAAGTGCGAGGCGAAGCCGGTCAAGACCGACGCCGACCAGAAGGCGTACGACGCGTGCGTGCAGAACTCCACGGGCGTGACTCCTGACCGCAAGCTCAAGGAGATGAAGTACGCCATCGGCCTCGAGAAGAAGTACACGAAGGACCAGATCCTCGATGGGTACCTCAACATCGCCGGCTTCGGCGGCAGCGTCTACGGAATCGAAGCTGCGGCTCGCTACTACTACGGCGTCTCGGCCAAGACTCTGACACCCGCGCAGGCGGCGAGCCTCGTCGCGATCGTGAACCAGCCGACCGCGCTCAAGCTCGACGACCCGACGAGCAAGACGAACGGCGCCGCCAACGGCTACGCGGCCAACAAGGATCGTCGCAACTACATCCTCGGCAAGATGTACGAGTACAAGAAGCTCACCAAGGCCCAGTACCAAGAGGCCCTGAAGACCAAGATCACGCCCAAGATCACCCCGTCGGTCCGTGGTTGCCAGACCGCGGGAGGATCGGCGTACTTCTGCGACTACGTGCAGAAGATCGCCCTGAACGACCCCGCCTTCGGCAAGGATGCGGACACTCGCACGTCGAACTTCTACCGTGGCGGTTACAAGATCTTCACGAGCCTCGACCTCGACATGCAGGGCGCTGCTGAAGGATCCATCCGCGACTACGTGCCGAAGACCTACGACAGGGCCAATCTCGGTGCCGCCGCCGTCGGCGTGCAGCCCGGCACCGGCCGGGTCCTCTACATGGCCCAGAACAAGGACTACAGCCAGGATCCCGCAGTGCTGAACTCGGGCGCCAACTACACGTCGATCAACTACAACACCGACAAGGCGTACGGCGGATCGAGCGGCTTCCAGACCGGATCGACCTACAAGGTCTTCACGCTCGCGGCCTGGCTCCAGGCGGGTCATTCGCTGAACGAGACCGTCAACGCGAACCCCAGGACCTACGACGCGTCGACGTTCAAGAACAGCTGCGACGGGCCTGCTTCCGGTCCGTACCGCCCCCAGAACGACTCGTCGGGCGAGGGCGGCATCATGAGCGCCCAGACCGCGACGACAGAATCGGTCAACACCGCGTACATCGCGATGGCGCACGAGCTCGACCTGTGCGACATCCGTCACGACGCGGAGGCCTTCGGCGTGCACCGCGCAGACAGCGCACCGCTCAAGACCTACCCGACGAGCGTGCTCGGCATCAATGAGATCGCGCCGCTGACGATGGCCACTGCGTTCGCAGGTATCGCGAACAAGGGCGTCACCTGCACGCCTGTTGCCATCGACAAGATCATCGACGGCACGGGCAAGGACGTCCCCGCTCCGAAGTCGAAGTGCACGCAGGCAGTCGACCCGCAGATAGCCGCCACGATGGCCTACGCGCTCAAGAAGGTCGTGACCAGCGGTACGGCTGCCGGCATGAACCCGAGCAACACCGACATGCTCGCCAAGACGGGAACCACCGACAACAACGAGCAGATCTGGCTCGTCGCCGCGACCACCAAGATGGCCGGAGCGTACTGGGTCGGTAACATCTCCGGACACGTCTCGATGCGCAGCATCTACCCGACGCACGGTACGACGCCCGCACTCGCCCGAACGGCAGTGATGCGCAACATCATGGGCGCGGCCGTCGCGAAGTTCGGCGGCGACCCGTTCCCGACGCCCGACAACAAGCTCCTCCAGGGCGTGCAGGTTCAGGTGCCCGACCTGAGCGGCCGCAGCCCTGCCGAAGCGAAATCCATCATCGAAGGACTCGGTCTGAACTATGCGGATGGCGGTCCTCGTGACTCCATGAAGCCCGCCGGAACAGTAGACGGCACCGACCCGGGCGCCGGCGCGAACGTGAGCAAGGGCACCGAGATCACGGTGTACACGAGCAATGGGTCGCTCGTCGCGCTGCCCGACGTCGTCGGCAAGAAGCTCTCTGAGGCTCAGGCCGCCCTGAGCGGCTTCAGCGTGCAGGTCAAGGGTGGCGGCAACCCCGACGACATCGTCAAGGCGATGGACCCCGGTGCCGGAACCGGTGCGAAACCAGGCTCGAAAGTCACCCTGACGCTCCAGCAGGCCTCGACACCTCCGACCGGGGCACCGAAACCGTAG
- a CDS encoding RidA family protein has product MTSAIEARLAELGIELPEVVPPVAAYIPAVVEGSLVFTSGQLPMVSGALPATGKVGDGHGLVPASDAKAYARICALNALAAAKGVIGSLDRVTRVVKVVGFVASDPSFTGQPGVINGASEVLGEIFGDAGVHARSAVGVAVLPLDAPVEVELILAFA; this is encoded by the coding sequence GTGACCTCCGCCATCGAAGCCCGTCTCGCCGAGCTCGGAATCGAGCTCCCCGAGGTCGTCCCTCCGGTTGCCGCGTACATTCCCGCGGTGGTCGAAGGCTCCCTCGTCTTCACCTCCGGCCAGCTCCCGATGGTGTCCGGCGCATTGCCGGCGACTGGCAAGGTCGGCGATGGCCACGGCCTCGTGCCGGCGAGCGACGCCAAAGCCTACGCGCGGATCTGCGCTCTCAACGCTCTCGCCGCAGCCAAGGGTGTGATCGGATCGCTCGACCGTGTGACGCGTGTCGTCAAGGTCGTCGGGTTCGTCGCATCCGATCCATCGTTCACCGGCCAGCCGGGTGTCATCAACGGGGCGTCCGAGGTGCTCGGGGAGATCTTCGGCGATGCCGGAGTCCACGCCCGCTCGGCGGTCGGCGTCGCCGTGCTTCCACTGGACGCGCCGGTCGAGGTCGAACTGATCCTCGCCTTCGCGTGA